In Zygosaccharomyces rouxii strain CBS732 chromosome A complete sequence, the genomic window CTGCCATCATTCTTGTCACAACAACCACCACCAGGTTATATACCTGGTATAGGTCGTGGTGCAACAGGGTTTTCTACCAGAGGGGATAAGAAAGGACCAGCCAAAGTACCCAAGAGATTGCAAAATCAGGATACAGTAAAAGCAGTAGACGGTGATTCTAAGGAGCAGGATGAAGATTCAGAGGCTGATAAAGTTTTTTCAGATTTAGACTCAAAATTATCTTCAAGAAATAGGTCCAAAAAACGTGAAGGGGACCAGCAATCTATACCGCATCAGTTTGCAGATTTGAAGAGATCGTTGGCTACAGTCAGTGAGGACCAGTGGTTAAATATACCTGATGCTGGAGATTATACAAGAAAACGCAGAAGGGAAAGGTTAgatgaacaattgaatAGAAAGACTTATGCGGCTCCGGACACCTTACTCATGCCACATGTTAACCTTTCTAAGCTAActgaagaaagagaaaagatgcTTAGTAGGCAGTTGGACTCTaatatctttgaaaaagaagattccaattctgtGAATGAAGCCCAAAAGTATCTAAACGACTTGGAGACATTTGAAGCAGGTCCAAGAGgagatgaggaagatgtCAAAAAGATGAGGACTATTTTACAATCCTATAGAAATGCTGATCCTAAAAAACCTGAAGGTTGGGTTGCCGCAGCAAGATTGGAAGAGAAAGCTCGAAAATTAAAGACGGCTAGAAATATTATTGAACAGGGGTGTTTGGAATGCCCTAGAAACGAAGATGTTTGGTTGGAAAATATCAGATTGAATAGTGCAGATACACAACGTTGTAAAACATTAGCCGCCCAAGGTATAAAATTTAATCCACAATCTTTGCAGCTATGGATCAAAGCCGTTGACTTGGAAAGGGAAGTTTTAAATAAGCATAGAGTGGTTAGAAGTTCCCTCCAAGAACTACCACTGTCTGAAGAGTTATGGAAACTGGCTGTCAAATACAGCGCTGACAAATTCGAAGCTCAAAGgattttacaaaaagcAGTAGAACTGATACCGACTAGCATTGAACTTTGTAGTGCATTAGTTCATTTACAAAATTACCAAGAGGCAAAACACACTTTAAATGCTGCAAGAAAAGCCATGCCCCGTGAATTGAAAGTGTGGattttagccgccgaggTGGAGGAAAGTAAAGGTGAAGCAGTTACTGatgaaagaattttgaaactgtTAAGTAAAGGGATTAAACAGTTAAAAGAGAATGGATTGGAGATTACATTATTGCaacttttaaaagaagCACAATCACTTGTAAAAGAAGGCGGTTTAAGAACCGCTCATGCATTGACACAAGCGGCACTGTCCGAATTTCAAGATGAATATGAAGCGTCTCGTGTGGTGTCAGAACTATCTGATTCGATTGTAAAGGTAGTGGGATTCAAGATTTTGCTCAAATCGAATCCAACTAAATACAGCTTCTGGCAGTCGTTGAAGAAGCTTTGTGAGAAGCTGAATAAAATGGACGAATTGTATaatacttttgaaacaCTTCTATTTGACGAAAGTGAGAATTTTAGGATTTTGAAACAGAATCCTCTGTTGTCTCTGATGTattccaaagaaatttggaaaaacGGTCATGATATCCCTAAATCACTTGAAATACTCGATAGAGCACAAAATATCCTGCCTAATTCATTAGAAGTATGGCTTGCAAAGTTGAAATTCTTATGTCTTACCGACCAAGTTGAACTCGCCCAGAAGAGCTTTGCAATGGCAATGGAAAGATTGAGAGATAGTCAAGTGCCACATTTGGAGAAATTGTATTACAAATATATCAGTTTCTTAAGGTTTCGTCGACAAAATACTGCCGCTATTAAAATGCTCAATGAAACTTGTATACCCAAATTTCCGAATTGCCCAAAATTTTATCTTCAACTGGGTCAAATTCATTATGATCTGGGTCAAACCGAGGAATCACAAATGGCTTTTGAGAGGGGGACCAAAATGTTGCCTCAGGGCATTCCTCTGTGGATCTCTCTCGCTAGGATTGAAGAGATTGATCTTAAACGGCCCGCTAAAGCTCGTTCCATTTTTGACCTTGCCCTCTTAAAGAATCCCGCTAATGAAACGCTGTCATTGGCAAGAGCTCAGATGGAGGCCAGATTAGGCAATTATGATCAGGCAAGGTTCATCATTCAACAATCCTTGCAGAAACATTCGAAGAGTGCAACATTATGGGCTGAAAATATTCGCATCCTACCATTAAAGAGAGCCAACGTCAAGAAAACCGTGTTTCAGGATGCACTGAAAAATACAAACAATAGCTGCGAAATTTTGGTGGAAATCGGCATATCCTTCTACAAAGAATTACAGCATGAGACCGCTATTAAATGGTTTGAAAGAGCTACTAGATCGAACCCATCGTATGGTGATTCCTGGGTTTGGGTCGCCAGATgctacaagaaattgaaccGGAACATCCAAGAAATAGTCAATCAGGTAGAAATTCATGAACCAACGCATGGTAATCTATGGATAAGTGTCTCTAAGAAGCCAGATACCCAGTACTATAGCTGCTCGAAGATTCTCTTGACACTTTTGGAGTCAGAGAATGTGGTGTAAGGCTTTTATGTTAATTATTGAATCCACTTGAAGTGACgattgagaaaaaaaaaaaaaaaattctaagTATTCCAGaggaatttttccaataagCAATCGAATTTCCAGTGGTTATTATTCCTCAGAATCTCGAGAGATAATTATCTGAGTTAGCGAGTCATCGGGGCAACTTACCGGTAGCAGGGTTAGTAGTAGATCATTCATTGTTCCTGCAATGTCGTCAATGTTAGGCACATCTGATCCTGGCACTAATAAAAGTAATAGTGACGAGGTTAAACCATTGCAGTCGTCAACCTCCGCCAATTATTTATCGCCTGCATCGCTTGATAACGGATTCTCTTTAACTGGGCCTTCTAGGTTTACACCTGACTTATTTTCGAAGAAGGGTAGTGCACCTCCAGTAATTGGTAGCATCGAATTGACTCCATCCGACGATAAGTTGATGGCTACACCCGAGGCCCTAGCCAGCGCGAATGGAGATATGGGGTCTCAGAAGACTGCAGGTAGTGTTTCTTCTACTGTTACCGACGGTGAAGGTAAAGTGGTGAAGAGGAAATATTCTAGGAATGGATGTACCGAGTGtaagagaagaaggatGAAGTGTGATGAAACCAAACCCACATGCTGGCAATGTGCAAGGTTAAATCGTGAATGTGTCTACATTCTGAATgcaaagaataaaaaaagaaagcCAAGAGAAGCTAGAATTAAGTCTACCGATcgtaataataaaaaaggCTTGGCGAAGACTAATGGTTCCATACCGCCTGCTGCTGTGGCAGtggctgctgctgctgccgcTGACGCGAATACCaacaaattggaaaaagataTGATCAACAACATGCAGGTGTTGGAGCTTCCGAATGTGATTAGTGCCAGTAACATGGATGGATACGATGCGAACTTgttgattcaaaatttgaacgATATGGTCAGTATGAAGTTGAATGattccttttctttaaatgaAGGCTTGAAAGATTTCCATTTACCTGATCTCGATATTCCAGAATTGATGCCTCAGTCTAAGGCTTCTGAGAATAGTGtaccaatttcatttttagtGAACAACGTGATTACTTTTAACACAAGGTTGagttcttttcaattaGGTGGAGTTCATGACAAATACCTAGaagtttttttttatgaTTGTTTGGATTCCATAGCACcgttttttcaaaatcaaggAAATCCTCTAAGGGATATTATACTTTCATTTGCCCGTAACGAGTCTTATTTGTTATCAGCTACACTTGCTGTGGGGGCCTCTATAGCTCACAGgaattcaaataaattAGAGGATGAGAGAAACTACTGTGCGTATTTATCGCACTGTTTAAGTCTTTTGGGggaacaatttcaaaatgagTCTAACGTGATGCATAAGATTGAACCAATAACATTGACAGTTATTATGTTGGCGTGGGATTGTATTAACGCAATGAATTCACAGTGGAGATCACACTTGAAAGGTGTTACTGatctttttaaaaaaattaattcGGGgaattcttctaaagtCATGAATGTTGCCAAATGTTGGTTTAAAGTGATGGAAACATTTGCTAGTATAAGTACAGTGCTTGGGGGATCGCTAACTGATGAGCAAGATATGGATTTGATTTTTAACCCGCAAGATTTCCAATACATTGactctttgaaatttctaaatATTATGACGCCGCTAAATGAATTTAACTTATTAAGGGGTCacaaagaagattttgatcTTGTAATCAAAGAAGTGATTAAAGCCTTGAATGCAATCAGAGATCAGGAAAAAGAACATtttgttggtgaagaagagatcTTCCccaaaaatttggattacCTACAATGGACACCGGAAGCCGATACTAAGCAAACACTCTCTTATTTTAATACACAAAAGATTTTGGTGGAAATTGACAAACAGTTAGAATAtgaattcattgataaatccGGTATTATACCGCCGGAGAGTCAATCACATCCTGATAATAGTCACATTGACGATAATGCCATTGATGTAGTAGTTTTGAGAAGTGGTGAAAGAATTGCTATCAGTTGGTATGATATTTCACATCAAACACAAGTCCTTTCCGTCTTACTGACGGTTTTACTGAAACTCTTGGGTATACCGAAGGAATCAATAACCATCCAACAGGTGGTCAAGAAGATAAtgtcttttttcaaattcttagATAGTGATGAAGCACCGCAGAATTCAAGAACTTGTTACAGTAATTTTGCAGTCCTCATTGCGGGTTTCAATGCTTTGGATGAGCCCACCAGAGATCTGGTGAGAGCTTACTATAAATTGAACGGTGGTCGTTTCCGCAAACTAACGGAACACAATCTCAATAGGTTGAGAAAAGTTTGGTACGGCAATGATGGGGGCAATTATAGACTTGTCGACGAGGACGTTTTAACCTGGTAAATAAAGTTTTATATAAACAGTTGTaatttgttttgtttttctaCCCTTAATCTATTGTCATTAGACCCAGTATGGAGTCAACTACACTGGCGGCTATGGTGCTTGTAATATCACCATTAGTATCGTAAGCTGGTGCTACTTCTACTACATCAGCACCAACAATGTTAAGACCTTCTAAACCATCCaaaatggttaaaattTCTCTAGCACTAAATCCACCTGGTTCTGGAGTACCTGTTCCCGGTGCTACCGCCATATCGATACTGTCGATATCTAGAGTGAGATACACGGGCCATCCAGTAACATGCTGCTTGATACGATCTACTATGCCCTTGATACCTACAATGTCAATATCCCTtgcaacaattttttcaaatccacaTTCGAAATCGTGCTTTTCATCATCGGGTCCGAGAAAAGGTGCTCTTATACCAACGTGGATAGAATTGTTAGGTGCTAAATAACCCTTTTCATGAGCATAATGTAAAAAGGTACCATGATTTAGAGCTGTAGACTTCGTAATGTTACCACCCAAGACTCTAGGATCCCATGAATCGATATGAGAATCGAAGTGAATTACCGCTAAACGACCCCATTGCTCATAAGCGGACctcaaattcatcaaagtTACGGTATGATCACCACCGAGAGTAATAATTTTTGGTGGTTGACTAGGATCCTTGACACTTTTGTTTTTATGGATAGTTCTTTGACCCCTATACAGCTGGTTTAACGCTACTCTGTTGTCGAATGGGGACATGGGTACATCTCCGCAATCGACTAATTTGTAACCGGCATTATATGGATCCAATTGACGCAATTTAGAGCCGGGGAAACCTCTTACAGGTGATACACCACTACCTAACCGACGAGAACCCTGCCTAATGCCATTAGGACCAAAGCGTGCACCTGGTCTaaaagaagtggaagtaTCGTAGGGTGCCCCCACAATGGCAATATCAAAATCCTCAGCGCCGGGTGTAAAGCAGCGAGCAATTGGTAAGTGTGCGAACGAAACTATACCAGCAAAAATTACTAAATCTGAACCAAGTCCGTCGCTTGGCAATTGAACTGGGTTCTCGTTATAAAATCCGCAACGAGCTCTAAActcctcatcatcttcgtctGATGGAGTGATCTTAGAATGCAAGGATTGCATCTCAAATCCTTCTCGAGAGATAAGCAAGTCACCATAAAGTTGATCAACTAGTGATGTATTGTCGACTTCGGCTTCAAACCCGTGCTGGGGTAAAACAGAGGCACTAACGAAACGGCCCAAAGTGGCGACTGATAATGTTAACGTGTAGATCAAACGCATCCTTTGAGCGACAGTATCCTTCGCTAATTGTCCTCATTCTACCGTTCTAGAGATCTCCTTCACTTTTATATGTGTTTGCTGATAAGGAGCCGCCAGTACAATACAAATTTCATGTCTCGGAAAAAAATCCGCCGACCAATACGTAATCAGTGATTTACAGCTCGGAAAAAGTCTTCCCTTTGaaactattttttttttttcactgaGTCATCCCCGAGGGAAGTTAACCTCGAAACCGGTGAAATACTTCGAGAAGAGAGGGCCTAATAAAAGAGTCTCTGTGAACTATGGTAAGAGAATATGTTTAGCCAGATTCACTTGCAAAGAGGTTCACCAGAAAGTTTGCCAAATGGTACATCAACAGGCTGAAAACGAGACAGAGGATAGCCGTTTAATTAGAGCGGGTGGGAGTTATGGGGCTTGTCCGTGTGATGAGTTAGGAGAAAATGAAGAGGATTTCACAAAGATCACGACttattttgatgaatttatccaaattttgcGCAAATCACTTCCGCTTGCCCTTACTCTccttttacaaaatttaaTATCTTCCGTTTCACTGCTGTTCGTTGGTAGGTTAGGTTCGCTCGTGTTGGGATCTGTGACGCTTGCTAATGTTATCTTCAATGCTACTGCAGTGGTTTTCCTCGGTTTAGCCACATGCCTTGATACACTGTGCCCCCAGGCATATGGAGCTGGGAACTACACTCTTGTAGGGTTGTATTTCCAAAGATGTATAATCATTAGCACCATAGTATCTATTCCTATCAGTTTTGTGTGGATTTTTTCGAAACCGCTGCTGAACTTGGTAGCCAAAGACGCCGAATTGATTAACATCTCATCACAGTATTTGAAATGTATGGTTGGATGTATTCCTGGCTACATTGTATTTGAATGTGGGAAAAAATATATGCAGGCCCAAGGTGATTTCCATACGGCTCAAATGATTCTTTTAATTGGATTTCCATTCAGCATTCTTGCCAATTACATCTTTATTTTGAATTCACCTTTAGGTTACTTGGGAGCGCCCTTGGCGTCTTCATTGACCTTTACTCTAATGGGAATCCTAATGGCATGCGCTATGCTGCGTGATCGTAAGTGTTGGCATGAATTTCATTGGAAAACCGTTATACATGGATGGGAACCCTTAATTAGACTTGCAGTTCCTGGAATTATTATGATAGAGGCTGAATTCTTGGCATTTGAGTCCCTGACAGTGCTAGCGGCAAGATTCGAAACTACTGAATTGGCCTCGCAAGCTGTAGCTACTTCCGTTCAGTCCATTTCCTTCCAAATTCCATTCGCGGTTTCCATTGCCGCTTCAAACCGAATTTCCACACATGTGGGCCGCGGAAAGATTCCCGATTGCCAAATCGCTACAAGGTCCACATTGTTCTACATGGGACCCGCAGTGAGTATGCTGAATCTAGTAGGATTACTCGGCGGAAGGTATTTCGTGTCTTCGTTATTCACCAGTGATCCTGCAGTTATACAGAGAGCCGCCAAGCTAATATCTGTGATAGCCATCAACCAAATCTGGGACGCATACAACGTGCTCGGAGCAGGATGCCTCAGAGCACAAGGTCGTCAAAACATAGGTGGTTACCTAAACTTAGTAGCATATTACGTGTTTGGAATGCCACTGGCGATATATTTAGGATTCTATCTTGATTGGCAAGCATTCGGATTTTGGATCGGCCTCGGATTCGGTATTTTCGCACTAGCAATCGGTGAAATGTACTGTGTCTATCGTTCCGATTGGCCTTTAATTATGTTACAATCTGAACTACTACATGGAGCGGCCTAGTTACCTCTATTGTATGTCCTTCTTTCCGTCCTTCCCTGTTGGGAACCTCATTCTTTTGGTACATTCGCGCTGTACTGGGACGAGAAGTAGCAAAAGTTTGTTTTTTTAGCAGCAGATACAAGCGGTGCGCTCAATGGGGAAATGTAATGGCGAGTGATCATCAGCTTCCAAATAGGAGATGTCGTTCAAACGGGTACAAAGCTAATAACCGTTTTTGGTTTCCCTGTCCAAAAAGGGGCAGTATCCCTCCCCTCCCGCCGAGATTTACATGCCAACTAAAATAACATAATGTGATAAAACTTACTATTAACGTATGAATACATACTTTCTTAAACTGCCTTCCAATCAATGAGTAGTCTTCCAGTAGATCTTACCAAACTTTCTACCTTGTTCTCTTGcaatcttcttttcaatcaaCGACGGTTCCCTTTCACCCTCTGGACCTGAAATGGTACCGGCACCCCATGGGCCACCACCTTTAACCTTGTCCATCCtactcaattttttcataaCGTTGTAGTAACCCAGCGGCACGTAGATCATACCGTGGTGTACAAGGGTCGTCACAGCACTTGCAATCGTATTTTCATTGCCTCCACCGCTGCCGGTGCAAACGAATACACCTGCTAACTTACCGTGTAAGGAGCCTTTAATCCATAGTGTGTTAGTGGCATCCCAAAATGCGGACCATTGAGCTGGCATGTTACCAAACCTAGTTGGAATACCTAGTAAAAACGCATCGTATTTCTCTAGTACTTCTCTATTAGCAATAGGGTAATTGGTTGGCTTGCCACCTAGTTCCTTAACGGTATCAGCATCAAAAGTTTCGGGAACTTGAAAAATATCACATTGAATGCCATTGAGTTCAACACCTTCCTTCTCAATCTCTGCTAAAGCCGCTATATGTTCATGTAGCGAATACAAAATTATAGCGATTGCCATTTTTAAGATGAACAAAAGTCAATTGAGAtggttcttctttcttgttgttgttaaaAAGTGTTGTTCTTTGTTTTCCTTCAAGTATAGCTTGTAGTATATACTTTTTTCGAGTAAATCCTAGTCATCCCTATATATGATGCCCCTAGTACTGAATTCGTCACTCTCAGGAATTACGTCGCTCAATCGGTACAAACAGCCACCCTTAGAAGGTTGCCCGACTTTGCTGGTACCTAAATGTTCACTGCCAGTGGTAACAAACAAATCCGAGCCAACGACAGCACAGCAAGAAACTCGCGGGGTCTCCTCAGGAAGcaaaatttcttgcaaTAGCGCTCCATCCTTCGTAGAAAAAACTTGCACCTTAGAATGGCCCCAGATGGAAACAAACAACAATTCACCATTAGAACTTAAACAACTTCCATCTGGTTCTGGGAGATTTCCCTCTGGATCCGTACTGTACTGTGTAACATCAataaatttttctctttcttgaAATCCGTGCTTTGTTCTCCAAATGCATGAATTCATAGAATCCGTAACAAACATATACTCACCCACCCAGTAGAGAGAGTTAGGAATTGAAATGCGTGGCCAAAACACGTCAATCTTCTTCGAAActaaattgattttaaatATGACACCTTCGTCTGTCGTCTCTTGATCAAAGTCATTAATCAATCCAATGTACAAGTCTTCGCCATGCACGTTACCGTCATTGCTTCTTAACCGCTTCAATCTTTCGCTGTCAAGACCGCTTTCGCTGTACTTGACCACATATTTCCATGAGCCGCCGAACTGTCCGTGCGCTATCCCTTCCTTGGCGGCAAACAGAAACTCCTCCACCTGTGTATCATTGCCATCACTACTGCTGCGCTTCAATATGGGGAAAACGGCCCCGATAGAACCGCTGCCATCTGCATGGAAAACATCTGTAACGCCTGTATCCATTCTTCTGCGGTACACCTTGGCCCTGTAAATGTCGACCCATAGAAGGGTACGAGCGGGGGAGACGTACACTATGCCTTCACTTAGAACTGCATCTGGAACTGCAACAAACGGTTCGACTTTACTGTAGTCTTGTTTACTCACTTGCataataatggtaacaGTAATATGTACGTTAGTGCTAATGCTAATGTATGGGTCGGTAGACTATCACCCTAGCTAGCCAAgcaattgttcttgtgaGTGTGTCTCTATGTATTATGTTGTATTCGCTTAACACCCTCCTTTAAATCCCTCACCTCGCGACAAGGCCCTTCCCCACAGGCTTGGGGCACAATTCTTCCCTCCAGACAGCCTCACCCCTAATGCTGAGGGATTTCGGCAGTAAGACCATGTAACGCACGGCTTCTGTTTACCCGAGATCGCCATGACAACGACACAGACAAAGCGCTAAAGCGCTAAAGCGCTAATACGAAACAAAGGCACTCTGTAACAACATATTGTTAGAGTGTGTATTTAAGGATACTATGGCTACAGGACTCATATAACAAAGAGAGAGGATGATCCATTAATTAATCTGGCAACCATTCCTATATAGTCCTCCAAAAACTGACCCGTAAGTAGTACGCTCGCTTATTGACGATACCCGAAAGAGACAAGTGATTTGCAGACTTGCATATAGAAATGAATCAGTTTATTGATATTCATAAGAGGGGCGGTAATCAAGCCGTGACAATCAATAAACCATACAATGTGGACATTCACATCACCAAAAATGGTTCATCCTGGTTTTGGGCGGCGTTTTGTATTTTTACCGCGCTTGCCATGTTGGTTATAATTTTAATGTTTAGAAAACCCGCCAATGAGCGTCTTTTCTACTATACCGGATTCGCACCTGTTATGTTCATGGCGCTTAACTATTTCACTTTGGCATCGAATTTGGGGTGGATTCCAGTCAAAGTGAAATATAAACATGCGACAACGGCTAGTGAACATGGACACCTTGGTACGAGGCAAGTTTTTTACTCTCGTTACATTGGTTGGTTTATGGCATTCCCATGGCCAATTATACAAGCCTCTTTGCTCGGTAATACCCCGCTATGGCAGATTGCCTTTAACATTGGTTTAACCGAAATTTATGTGGTTGTTATGTTGTTTGGCGCTGTCGTCCATACTACTTACAAATGGGGGTACTTTGTGATTGCAATTGCTGCAGGTATCATTACCTGCATTAGCGTAATGACCACTACTAGAAATTTAGTCAGAAATATCAGTCCCATCGTTTTGAAGTGTTTTAGAATTTATTTTTACATCGTTATGTTATTTTGGTTCCTCTATCCGATAAGTTTTGCACTTTCTGAGGGTGGTAATGTTATGCAACCAGATTCTGAAGGTGCCTTTTATGGTATTTTGGATGTGCTGTTTTTGGGTTTTTTACCTGTGCTGTTTATTCCCGTAGCTTCCTACATTGGATTTGATAAGTTAGGATTGAACAAAACCGTTAATCATTATGGACAAGATTCATCTCCAGCGGAAAATGCAGTTTCAAGACCACCCGCACCGCTACCAAAACCACCACCTTCGAGCGGCGCCAAGGATTCCAGTAAGGGACCGGGTGTCAAACAACCAGGtaaaaagacaaagaaggtaaagagGGTAAAGAAAGTTATGAGACCTGTTCAAAAACCTGCTGAAAGACCTCCAAGTGAAGAACATGTCGGTGAAAAGATGAGTGAACCCGCTGAAGGGACCAGTGAACCTACTGAAAAGGTAAGTGAGCCCGCTGAAAAGGGTACCCCAGACAAATCAGAGGAATATTAATAccattatttttttttattcatttccttttcatctttggaTTGCTTATTAGAGCCATTTCCGTTCATGCGGTTGGGTTCATACGCTATTGTATAACATTTTTATATATTTCTTCTCAGTGATAAAAAAGGCAAGGTGGGGACGCAACGTAAATCTTGTTTAACTTTTTGTTTCAGTACGGACACTTTCGGAGAATATGCTCGAACAGTTTGCATACTCTGTCAAAGCATTTAATCTAAACAGATACTTCACTGTCGCCGAGACAACCGCAGTGCGGCTCGAATACCGTGGCGGCTATTTTCGTGATTCCTGAGACAAGGAGAGACGTTTCCTAGTTACCGGCTATGTAGTAGCCGTATACGCTTTTTTCTCGAGGGGCTTTGCTCTCGGACTATGTTGCGAATTTTCGCTTGCCcctcttttttttacttttttttttttttttttttttccggTTTCTCCCTTATTTTGTATGTAATATTTAATAATACGATGCGTATTACTACATGCATTAGTCGTACGTATTTTGGGTATATTACTACTTGTATTACTACTTGTATTAGAAGCGGTTGTCACGTAAAACAGTTCAAATTAATTAGTTATCTTAGTAAGTTTATTACTTGAGTGTATTCTTTGTTTTTCTCTTGGAGTGTATCTGCCCTTCGATGattcttctatttcttTGTCATTCGTTGCTGTCTCTGTTAGTAAAAAATTTGTCAGTTTAACGCAAGGCGTGTAAACGTTCTGTCAACACAGTAGCAAAAAGGTATATATAAGGATGATGGGATCTTGACTCGA contains:
- a CDS encoding uncharacterized protein (similar to uniprot|Q12335 Saccharomyces cerevisiae YDR032C PST2), giving the protein MAIAIILYSLHEHIAALAEIEKEGVELNGIQCDIFQVPETFDADTVKELGGKPTNYPIANREVLEKYDAFLLGIPTRFGNMPAQWSAFWDATNTLWIKGSLHGKLAGVFVCTGSGGGNENTIASAVTTLVHHGMIYVPLGYYNVMKKLSRMDKVKGGGPWGAGTISGPEGEREPSLIEKKIAREQGRKFGKIYWKTTH
- a CDS encoding regucalcin (similar to uniprot|P38235 Saccharomyces cerevisiae YBR053C Hypothetical ORF), producing the protein MQVSKQDYSKVEPFVAVPDAVLSEGIVYVSPARTLLWVDIYRAKVYRRRMDTGVTDVFHADGSGSIGAVFPILKRSSSDGNDTQVEEFLFAAKEGIAHGQFGGSWKYVVKYSESGLDSERLKRLRSNDGNVHGEDLYIGLINDFDQETTDEGVIFKINLVSKKIDVFWPRISIPNSLYWVGEYMFVTDSMNSCIWRTKHGFQEREKFIDVTQYSTDPEGNLPEPDGSCLSSNGELLFVSIWGHSKVQVFSTKDGALLQEILLPEETPRVSCCAVVGSDLFVTTGSEHLGTSKVGQPSKGGCLYRLSDVIPESDEFSTRGIIYRDD
- a CDS encoding opsin family protein (similar to uniprot|P38079 Saccharomyces cerevisiae YBR054W YRO2 Putative plasma membrane protein of unknown function transcriptionally regulated by Haa1p green fluorescent protein (GFP)-fusion protein localizes to the cell periphery and bud), which produces MNQFIDIHKRGGNQAVTINKPYNVDIHITKNGSSWFWAAFCIFTALAMLVIILMFRKPANERLFYYTGFAPVMFMALNYFTLASNLGWIPVKVKYKHATTASEHGHLGTRQVFYSRYIGWFMAFPWPIIQASLLGNTPLWQIAFNIGLTEIYVVVMLFGAVVHTTYKWGYFVIAIAAGIITCISVMTTTRNLVRNISPIVLKCFRIYFYIVMLFWFLYPISFALSEGGNVMQPDSEGAFYGILDVLFLGFLPVLFIPVASYIGFDKLGLNKTVNHYGQDSSPAENAVSRPPAPLPKPPPSSGAKDSSKGPGVKQPGKKTKKVKRVKKVMRPVQKPAERPPSEEHVGEKMSEPAEGTSEPTEKVSEPAEKGTPDKSEEY